A single genomic interval of Heteronotia binoei isolate CCM8104 ecotype False Entrance Well chromosome 11, APGP_CSIRO_Hbin_v1, whole genome shotgun sequence harbors:
- the LOC132579231 gene encoding serine dehydratase-like, producing the protein METIFASNKRPLYVVTPVLESIALSQAAGSKVYMKMENVQPTGSFKIRGISYFCQEVAKRGCRHLVCSSGGNAGLAAAYSAQKLGIPATIVVPEFIAPSTVKMLENLGAEVEIFGKVWDDASDRATLLAKEDGWVNVHPFDHPSIWKGHSSLVKELKDSLDTMPGAIVLSVGGGGLLAGVVAGLQEVGWLDVPIVAVETRGADSFNAALQAGQLVTLPDITSVAKCLGAKTVAQRALDCASEWPIISHVLEDIEAVKAVEQFLDDERMLVEPACGASLALLYSGHIQRLQEEGRLSRTVDSIVIIVCGGSSIRMDTLQNMKNQLGMK; encoded by the exons ATGGAGACAATATTTGCTAGCAATAAAAGACCCCTCTACGTTGTTACTCCTGTGTTGGAGAGCATCGCTTTGTCCCAGGCTGCTGGCAGTAAGGTCTACATGAAAATGGAAAATGTGCAACCCACAGGCTCTTTCAAGATCCGAGGCATTAGCTATTTCTGTCAGGAG GTTGCCAAGAGGGGCTGTCGGCACCTTGTTTGCTCATCAG GTGGTAATGCTGGCCTTGCTGCGGCTTATTCTGCCCAAAAACTCGGTATCCCGGCTACCATTGTTGTGCCGGAATTTATTGCACCATCCACAGTGAAGATGCTGGAGAACTTGGGAGCAGAGGTGGAAATCTTTGGGAAG GTTTGGGATGATGCCAGTGACAGAGCCACACTGCTGGCCAAGGAAGATGGCTGGGTCAATGTCCACCCTTTCGATCATCCATCAATCTG GAAAGGTCACAGCAGCCTGGTCAAGGAGCTGAAGGACTCCCTGGACACCATGCCAGGAGCCATTGTCTTGTCAGTGGGAGGAGGCGGGCTGCTGGCCGGCGTGGTCGCAGGTCTGCAAGAGGTGGGATGGCTGGACGTGCCCATTGTGGCGGTGGAGACCAGAGGGGCGGACAGCTTCAACGCAGCCCTCCAGGCGGGCCAACTTGTCACTCTGCCTGATATAACCAG TGTGGCCAAGTGCCTGGGGGCCAAGACAGTGGCACAACGAGCGTTGGATTGCGCTAGCGAGTGGCCAATCATCTCGCATGTGCTGGAGGATATTGAAGCTGTGAAAGCTGTGGAGCAGTTCCTGG ATGATGAGCGGATGCTAGTGGAGCCTGCCTGTGGAGCTTCTCTGGCCCTGCTCTACTCTGGCCACATCCAGCGACTGCAGGAAGAGGGACGCTTGAGCCGGACCGTGGACTCAATCGTCATCATCGTGTGTGGAGGAAGCAGCATCCGGATGGACACGCTGCAGAACATGAAGAACCAGCTGGGGATGAAGTGA